From a single Mycolicibacterium moriokaense genomic region:
- a CDS encoding DUF2867 domain-containing protein, with amino-acid sequence MFGSTPLAEREHTVRPWRIHEIAKDFRVLDVWALPTPGGADGFGQLVDLWTTFDPDRTSSIVRALFAIRWTIGRVLRLDRPESGLGVRVETLRDRLPADLRDTPTDFVSDRSPFKPLYLTDSELAMEIANQTVHGVLHVGWVPDPGSSEGFRGQMAVLVRPNGAFGMAYLTAIAPSRHLIVYPLMMRDIDKLWRERPSAAK; translated from the coding sequence ATGTTTGGTTCGACACCACTCGCCGAACGCGAGCACACCGTCCGGCCATGGCGAATCCACGAGATCGCCAAGGACTTTCGAGTGCTCGACGTGTGGGCGCTGCCCACCCCGGGCGGTGCGGACGGCTTCGGTCAGCTGGTCGACCTGTGGACGACATTCGATCCGGACCGAACCTCGTCCATCGTGCGGGCATTGTTCGCCATCCGGTGGACCATCGGTCGGGTGTTGCGCCTCGATCGGCCGGAGAGCGGCCTCGGGGTGCGGGTCGAGACGCTGCGTGACCGGCTGCCCGCCGACCTTCGCGACACGCCAACGGATTTCGTGTCCGACCGGTCCCCCTTCAAACCCCTGTACTTGACCGACTCTGAGCTGGCGATGGAGATCGCCAACCAGACGGTGCACGGCGTGCTGCACGTCGGCTGGGTGCCCGACCCGGGAAGCTCGGAAGGATTTCGAGGCCAGATGGCCGTTCTCGTGCGGCCCAACGGCGCGTTCGGCATGGCGTATCTGACCGCGATAGCCCCGTCTCGCCACCTGATCGTCTACCCGCTGATGATGCGCGACATCGACAAGCTCTGGCGCGAACGTCCCAGTGCCGCAAAGTAA
- a CDS encoding TetR/AcrR family transcriptional regulator, whose translation MVAKTRTPRSAWIDAGLEALAAGGPDAVRVDLLAKSLDVTRGSFYHHFASRSALLDAILETWEHRSTDEVLERVESEGGDARDKVRKAGMLTFSRELLPIDLAVRDWARRDKSVARRLRRVDNRRMDYLRKLIGTFNDDPDDVEARSMLAFSLAIGSHFIAAEHPGSSRPRVLQRATQHLLS comes from the coding sequence ATGGTCGCCAAGACCCGCACGCCCAGGAGTGCATGGATCGACGCCGGCCTCGAGGCGCTGGCGGCCGGTGGGCCGGATGCAGTGCGCGTCGATCTGCTCGCGAAGTCGCTCGACGTCACCCGAGGCAGCTTCTACCACCACTTCGCCAGCCGGTCGGCTCTTCTCGACGCAATCCTGGAAACGTGGGAACACCGCAGCACCGACGAGGTACTCGAGCGAGTTGAATCCGAGGGCGGCGACGCCAGGGACAAGGTGCGCAAGGCGGGCATGCTGACCTTCTCCAGGGAGCTACTGCCGATCGATCTCGCCGTGCGCGACTGGGCGCGCCGCGACAAGTCGGTCGCGCGTCGACTGCGCCGCGTCGACAACCGGCGCATGGATTACCTGCGCAAGCTCATCGGCACGTTCAATGACGATCCCGACGACGTCGAGGCGCGCAGCATGCTGGCGTTCTCGCTGGCCATCGGCAGTCACTTCATCGCCGCCGAGCATCCGGGGAGCAGCAGGCCACGGGTGCTGCAACGCGCGACCCAGCACCTGCTGTCATAG
- a CDS encoding molybdopterin-dependent oxidoreductase: MVDEWQATACILCECNCGIVVQVDGRKLAKIRGDKEHPASQGYTCNKALRLDHYQSYRSRLTSPLRRRPDGSYEEIDWDTAIAEIAAGFKRIADTYGGDKIFYYGGGGQGNHLGGAYSGAFLKALGSHYRSNALAQEKTGEAWVDAHLYGGHTRGEFEHAEVSVFIGKNPWMSQSFPRARTVLNEIAKDPKRAMIVIDPVITDTAKMADMHLRVRPGTDAWALAALAAVLVQEDLCDKAFLAEHVNGVDPVLDVLRTVGVDDYALRCGVDAELIRAAARRIGGAASVSVFEDLGIQQAPNSTLCSYLNKLLWILTGNFAKPGGQHLHSSFGPLFRHTPDVGRTPVTGAPIVGGLIPSNVVPQEMLGDHPDRFRAMIVESSNPAHSLADSATCREAFQSLELMVVIDVAMTETARLAHYVLPAASQYEKAEATFFNLEFPHNTFHLRHRLMEPLEGTLPEPEIWARLVRALGVVDDADLEPLRRAAAESREAFTAAFLQAVGTNPALGKVLPYVLYETLGPTLPEGLSGAAALWGLAQKAAMTYPDAVRRAGHADGNALFDAILSSRSGVTFTAHEYQDDFALISHTDHKIALHMPEMLDEIHALADAEPHFTTPDFPIVLSAGERRAYTANDILRDPSWRKRDADGALRVSLEDAEALGLVHGGRVRITTAAGSAEATVEISEAMLRGHASLPNGFGLDFVDDDGKTVVPGVAPNALTSSNWRDAYAGTPWHKHVPARIEAVHTAALSSA, from the coding sequence ATGGTGGATGAATGGCAGGCGACCGCATGCATCCTCTGCGAGTGCAACTGCGGCATCGTCGTCCAGGTCGACGGCCGCAAGCTGGCCAAGATCCGCGGTGACAAAGAGCATCCGGCGTCGCAGGGATACACCTGCAACAAGGCGCTGCGACTGGACCACTACCAGAGCTACCGCAGCAGGCTGACCTCTCCCCTGCGCCGACGTCCCGACGGCAGCTACGAGGAAATCGATTGGGACACAGCCATTGCCGAGATAGCGGCAGGGTTCAAACGCATCGCGGACACCTACGGCGGCGACAAGATCTTCTACTACGGCGGCGGCGGGCAGGGCAACCACCTCGGTGGCGCGTACAGCGGCGCGTTCCTCAAGGCGCTCGGCTCGCACTACCGCTCCAATGCGCTCGCCCAGGAGAAGACGGGTGAAGCGTGGGTCGACGCCCACCTCTACGGCGGTCATACCCGAGGCGAATTCGAGCACGCCGAGGTGTCGGTATTCATCGGCAAGAACCCGTGGATGTCGCAGAGTTTCCCTCGGGCACGGACGGTGCTCAACGAGATCGCAAAGGATCCCAAGCGCGCGATGATCGTCATCGACCCGGTGATCACCGACACCGCGAAGATGGCCGACATGCACCTGCGCGTCCGCCCGGGAACCGACGCCTGGGCTTTGGCTGCGCTGGCCGCTGTGCTGGTGCAGGAAGACCTTTGCGACAAGGCGTTTCTCGCCGAGCATGTCAACGGCGTCGACCCGGTGTTGGACGTCCTGCGGACTGTCGGCGTCGACGACTACGCCCTGCGCTGCGGCGTCGACGCCGAACTGATCCGTGCTGCGGCACGGCGCATCGGCGGCGCGGCGAGCGTATCCGTGTTCGAGGACCTCGGTATTCAGCAGGCCCCCAACAGCACCCTGTGCTCGTATCTCAACAAGCTGCTCTGGATCCTCACCGGAAACTTCGCCAAACCTGGTGGACAGCACCTACATTCGTCGTTCGGACCGCTGTTCCGGCACACCCCCGACGTCGGCCGCACCCCGGTCACCGGCGCACCCATCGTCGGCGGGTTGATCCCCAGCAACGTCGTACCGCAGGAGATGCTCGGCGATCACCCCGACCGGTTCCGCGCGATGATCGTCGAAAGCAGCAATCCCGCACATTCACTCGCGGATTCAGCCACCTGTCGCGAGGCCTTCCAGTCGCTGGAGTTGATGGTGGTGATCGATGTCGCCATGACAGAGACCGCGCGACTGGCCCACTATGTGCTGCCCGCAGCATCGCAGTACGAGAAGGCCGAGGCGACGTTCTTCAACCTCGAGTTCCCGCACAACACCTTCCATTTGCGTCATCGATTGATGGAGCCACTCGAGGGCACCCTTCCCGAACCCGAGATCTGGGCCCGGTTGGTCCGGGCACTCGGCGTGGTCGATGATGCCGACCTCGAACCGTTGCGGCGCGCCGCCGCCGAGAGTCGCGAAGCGTTCACGGCGGCGTTCCTGCAGGCCGTCGGAACCAACCCGGCGCTGGGCAAGGTACTCCCCTACGTGCTGTACGAAACACTGGGACCGACTCTGCCCGAGGGGCTTTCCGGGGCGGCCGCGTTGTGGGGCCTCGCACAGAAGGCGGCGATGACGTACCCCGATGCGGTCCGCCGCGCCGGGCACGCCGACGGCAACGCGTTATTCGACGCGATCCTGTCGAGCCGGTCGGGGGTCACCTTCACCGCGCACGAGTACCAGGACGACTTCGCGTTGATCTCGCACACCGATCACAAGATCGCGCTGCACATGCCGGAGATGCTCGATGAGATCCACGCACTGGCCGACGCCGAACCGCATTTCACGACACCCGATTTCCCCATCGTGCTGTCCGCGGGCGAACGTCGCGCCTACACGGCCAACGACATCCTCCGCGACCCGTCCTGGCGCAAGCGCGACGCCGACGGCGCACTGCGGGTCAGCCTCGAGGATGCCGAGGCGCTCGGCCTGGTGCACGGCGGGCGCGTCCGCATCACGACTGCCGCGGGCAGCGCGGAGGCCACTGTCGAGATAAGCGAGGCGATGCTCCGCGGGCATGCATCGCTGCCCAACGGCTTCGGCCTAGATTTCGTCGACGACGACGGCAAGACGGTTGTTCCGGGCGTGGCGCCCAACGCACTGACGTCCAGCAACTGGCGTGACGCCTACGCGGGCACGCCGTGGCACAAGCACGTACCCGCGCGGATCGAAGCGGTGCACACCGCTGCGCTGAGCAGCGCGTAG
- a CDS encoding TetR/AcrR family transcriptional regulator → MSSHRERMVQSAALLIRERGAHPTAIADVLEHSGAPRGSAYYYFPGGRTQLLCEAIDFAGEYVAAKIAKAESGLDALDALFNDYRKQLVATDFRAGCPVVAVSVEAGDPDKPGTATPVIERAAAAFARWTDLIAARLVADGVTEERAAELAMLTTTSFEGAIVVARASRDLKALDLVHGQLRALVLAETAGRKSAHGG, encoded by the coding sequence GTGTCCAGTCACCGCGAGCGCATGGTGCAATCCGCCGCACTGCTCATCCGCGAACGCGGCGCGCATCCGACCGCCATCGCGGACGTGCTGGAGCACAGCGGAGCCCCGCGGGGGTCGGCGTACTACTACTTCCCCGGCGGCCGCACGCAGCTGCTGTGTGAAGCGATCGACTTCGCCGGCGAGTACGTCGCCGCCAAGATCGCGAAGGCCGAGAGCGGTCTCGACGCGCTCGACGCACTCTTCAACGACTATCGAAAGCAATTGGTCGCCACCGACTTCCGGGCTGGCTGCCCCGTCGTCGCCGTCAGCGTCGAGGCGGGTGACCCCGACAAGCCCGGCACCGCCACCCCGGTGATCGAACGGGCGGCCGCGGCCTTCGCCCGCTGGACAGACCTCATCGCCGCCCGCCTCGTCGCCGACGGCGTCACCGAGGAACGCGCGGCCGAACTCGCCATGCTGACCACCACGTCGTTCGAAGGCGCGATCGTGGTCGCGCGCGCGTCCCGCGACCTCAAAGCTCTCGACCTCGTCCATGGCCAGCTACGCGCCCTCGTACTGGCCGAGACCGCTGGAAGGAAATCCGCTCATGGTGGATGA
- a CDS encoding nitronate monooxygenase, with protein sequence MHTPICDELNIEFPIFAFTHCRDVVVAVSKAGGFGVLGAVGFTPEQLEIELNWIDENIGDHPYGVDIVIPNKYEGMDAGDLDPEVLKKTLNDLVPQEHIDFAKKLLADHGVPVEHSDDDALQLLGWTEATATPQVEVALQHPKCTLIANALGTPPADMIKHIHETGRKVAALCGSPSQARKHADAGVDIIIAQGGEAGGHCGEIGSIVLWPQVVKAVAPVPVLAAGGIGSGQQIAAALALGAQGAWTGSQWVMVEESEHTPVQHAAYVKAESRDTVRSRSFTGKPARMLRNDWTEAWENPDNPKPLGMPLQYMVSGMAVAATHKYPNESVDVAFNPIGQVVGQFTKVEKSAAVIERWVQEYLEATNTLNEINEAASV encoded by the coding sequence ATGCACACCCCCATATGCGACGAGCTCAACATCGAGTTCCCGATCTTCGCCTTCACGCATTGCCGCGACGTGGTCGTCGCCGTCAGCAAGGCCGGCGGCTTCGGTGTGCTCGGCGCGGTCGGCTTCACCCCCGAACAACTCGAGATCGAGCTGAACTGGATCGACGAGAACATCGGGGACCATCCCTACGGCGTCGACATCGTCATCCCGAACAAGTACGAGGGCATGGATGCGGGCGACCTGGATCCCGAAGTACTTAAGAAGACGCTGAATGATCTTGTGCCGCAAGAGCACATCGACTTCGCCAAGAAGCTGCTCGCCGACCACGGTGTGCCGGTCGAGCACAGCGACGACGATGCGCTGCAACTGCTCGGGTGGACCGAGGCGACCGCCACCCCGCAGGTCGAGGTCGCGCTGCAGCACCCGAAGTGCACGCTGATCGCCAACGCGCTGGGCACCCCGCCCGCCGACATGATCAAGCACATCCACGAGACCGGCCGCAAGGTCGCGGCGCTGTGCGGTTCACCGTCGCAGGCGCGCAAGCACGCCGACGCAGGAGTGGACATCATCATCGCCCAGGGTGGCGAGGCCGGCGGACACTGCGGTGAGATCGGTTCGATCGTGCTGTGGCCGCAGGTCGTCAAGGCGGTCGCGCCGGTGCCCGTACTGGCGGCCGGCGGGATCGGCAGTGGTCAGCAGATCGCGGCGGCGTTGGCGCTGGGCGCGCAGGGCGCGTGGACCGGTTCGCAGTGGGTGATGGTCGAGGAGTCCGAGCACACTCCGGTTCAGCACGCCGCGTACGTCAAGGCCGAGAGTCGCGACACGGTCCGCAGCCGGTCGTTCACGGGTAAACCCGCGCGGATGCTGCGCAACGACTGGACCGAGGCGTGGGAGAACCCGGACAACCCGAAGCCGCTGGGAATGCCGTTGCAGTACATGGTGTCCGGTATGGCGGTCGCGGCCACGCACAAGTACCCCAATGAGAGCGTCGATGTCGCGTTCAACCCGATCGGCCAGGTCGTGGGTCAGTTCACCAAGGTGGAGAAGTCCGCGGCGGTGATCGAGCGGTGGGTGCAGGAGTACCTCGAGGCGACGAACACGCTCAACGAGATCAACGAGGCCGCGTCCGTCTGA
- a CDS encoding HAD family hydrolase: MTAQPVAEDPTAEIATSEPGSHIGAFFDLDGTLVDGFTAAAHATDRIRRRQAGIGEIMGVFEASMRYRLRRMRFEHLLTRAAGYLRGEALTDLDDVCERIFVESLAPRVFPAMREIVAAHQKRGHTVVLSTSAVTIHANPVARFLKIDHVLCNHFEVDGDGRLTGQIAKPVVWGRNKANAVVDFCEANAVGLQHSYFYADGDEDAALMVKVGNPRPVNPRSKLAALAAEHDWPVLQVVTSSGRRRLSLRRLVGYD; this comes from the coding sequence ATGACCGCGCAGCCCGTGGCAGAGGACCCCACCGCGGAGATCGCCACAAGTGAACCGGGGTCCCACATCGGTGCCTTCTTCGATCTCGACGGCACCCTGGTGGACGGATTCACCGCCGCCGCCCACGCGACCGACCGCATCCGGCGCAGGCAGGCGGGTATCGGCGAAATCATGGGGGTCTTCGAGGCGTCGATGCGATACCGGCTGCGCCGCATGCGGTTCGAGCATCTGCTGACCAGGGCCGCCGGATACCTGCGGGGCGAAGCGCTGACCGACCTCGATGACGTCTGCGAACGCATATTCGTCGAAAGCCTGGCGCCGCGAGTCTTCCCCGCGATGCGCGAGATCGTCGCCGCGCATCAGAAACGCGGACACACAGTGGTGCTCAGCACCTCAGCGGTGACCATCCATGCGAACCCGGTGGCCCGCTTCCTGAAGATCGATCACGTGCTGTGCAACCACTTCGAGGTCGACGGCGACGGACGCCTGACGGGTCAGATCGCGAAACCCGTCGTATGGGGACGCAACAAAGCCAACGCCGTCGTGGACTTCTGTGAGGCCAATGCCGTTGGGCTGCAACACAGTTACTTCTACGCCGACGGTGATGAGGACGCGGCGCTGATGGTGAAGGTTGGCAATCCGCGGCCGGTGAATCCCCGGTCCAAACTCGCCGCGCTGGCGGCCGAACACGACTGGCCCGTACTTCAGGTCGTCACCTCGAGCGGGCGTCGACGCCTGTCGTTGCGCAGGCTCGTCGGCTACGACTGA
- a CDS encoding NAD(P)H-dependent amine dehydrogenase family protein, which produces MAIRVALLGTGNCGSLALRQLITDERFDLTGVWVSTEAKFGKDAGELAGLDVTTGITATNDLDAIIAARPDCVVYTAMGDTRPREALADVRTFLSAGINVVGSSVGALQYPWGLLPDKAIAKVEDAAREGDSTVFFTGVDPGFCTDLLPFALAGTCQSIEQIRTMEIADYSTYDGETVMFDVMGFGNELGDLPILYQPGVLSIAWGTAIRQLAAGLGIEVDEIRDSVEQEPAPEDLQVAVGTIKKGTVAAVRFLIEGMVGGKPVIVVEHVTRLHADLRPDWAQPAHPGGSYRVEITGEPSYFCDIVPMSRNGGAPYAAILAAAGRIVNSIPDVVAAPAGIRTTLDMPLVTGKGLYAAT; this is translated from the coding sequence ATGGCAATTCGGGTCGCGCTCCTCGGCACTGGCAACTGCGGCAGCCTGGCGCTTCGACAGTTGATCACCGATGAACGCTTCGACCTCACCGGTGTGTGGGTGTCGACGGAGGCGAAGTTCGGCAAGGACGCGGGTGAGCTCGCCGGGCTGGACGTCACCACGGGCATCACCGCCACCAACGATCTCGACGCGATCATCGCGGCCAGGCCCGACTGCGTCGTCTATACGGCGATGGGCGATACGCGTCCGCGCGAGGCGTTGGCCGACGTGCGCACGTTCCTCTCGGCGGGCATCAACGTCGTCGGCTCGAGCGTCGGCGCGCTGCAGTACCCGTGGGGACTGCTGCCCGACAAGGCGATCGCCAAGGTCGAAGATGCTGCACGCGAAGGTGATTCGACGGTCTTCTTCACCGGCGTCGATCCGGGCTTCTGCACCGACCTGCTGCCCTTCGCCCTGGCGGGCACCTGCCAGAGCATCGAGCAGATCCGCACCATGGAGATCGCCGACTACTCCACCTACGACGGCGAGACGGTGATGTTCGACGTGATGGGCTTCGGCAACGAACTCGGCGATCTGCCGATCCTCTACCAACCGGGCGTGCTGTCGATCGCCTGGGGCACCGCGATCCGGCAGCTCGCCGCGGGCCTGGGCATCGAGGTCGACGAGATCCGCGACTCCGTCGAGCAGGAACCCGCCCCCGAGGACCTTCAGGTCGCCGTCGGCACCATCAAGAAGGGCACGGTCGCAGCGGTCCGCTTCCTGATCGAGGGCATGGTCGGGGGCAAGCCGGTGATCGTCGTCGAGCACGTCACGCGACTGCATGCCGATCTGCGGCCCGACTGGGCGCAGCCCGCGCATCCCGGCGGCTCGTACCGGGTCGAGATCACCGGCGAACCGTCGTACTTCTGCGACATCGTTCCGATGAGCCGCAACGGTGGGGCGCCCTACGCGGCGATCCTGGCCGCCGCGGGGCGGATCGTGAACTCGATCCCTGACGTGGTGGCCGCACCCGCGGGCATCCGGACCACCTTGGATATGCCGCTGGTGACCGGGAAAGGTCTCTACGCAGCGACGTAG
- a CDS encoding glucose 1-dehydrogenase has protein sequence MGRVDGKVALISGGARGMGAAHARALVAEGAKVVIGDILDEEGKALADELGESARYVHLDVTEAEQWDAAVKVAVDAFGKLTALVNNAAIVALGQIGKFDMAKWQKVIDVNLTGTFLGMQAVVEEMKKAGGGSIINVSSIEGLRGAPMVHPYVASKWAVRGLAKSAAIELGSKNIRVNSIHPGFIRTPMTKHFPDDMVTAPLRRPGQSEEVAPFVVFLVSDESSFATGAEFIMDGGLVTDVPHKQLPLG, from the coding sequence ATGGGACGCGTGGACGGAAAAGTCGCACTGATCAGTGGCGGAGCTCGGGGGATGGGAGCCGCTCACGCCAGGGCGCTGGTCGCCGAGGGTGCGAAAGTGGTCATCGGGGACATCCTCGACGAGGAGGGTAAGGCGCTGGCCGACGAGCTCGGCGAGTCCGCGCGCTACGTCCACCTCGACGTGACGGAGGCCGAGCAGTGGGATGCGGCGGTCAAAGTGGCAGTCGACGCGTTCGGCAAGCTGACGGCGCTCGTCAACAACGCCGCGATCGTCGCGCTGGGCCAGATCGGCAAGTTCGATATGGCGAAGTGGCAGAAGGTCATCGACGTCAACCTGACCGGCACGTTCCTCGGCATGCAGGCCGTCGTCGAGGAGATGAAGAAGGCCGGCGGCGGCTCGATCATCAACGTCTCGTCCATCGAGGGTCTGCGGGGTGCGCCGATGGTGCACCCGTACGTCGCATCGAAGTGGGCGGTCCGCGGGCTGGCCAAGTCGGCCGCGATTGAGCTGGGCTCCAAGAACATCCGAGTCAACTCGATCCACCCCGGCTTCATTCGGACGCCGATGACCAAGCACTTTCCCGACGACATGGTCACCGCGCCGCTGCGCCGTCCCGGCCAGTCCGAGGAGGTCGCGCCATTCGTGGTGTTCCTCGTCAGCGACGAGTCGTCGTTCGCGACGGGCGCCGAGTTCATCATGGACGGCGGCCTGGTGACCGACGTTCCGCACAAGCAGCTCCCGCTCGGCTAA
- a CDS encoding pyridoxal phosphate-dependent decarboxylase family protein has protein sequence MHEVDQNTENMLRSVLAYAENRLRMNPVPLDKGALGVDELHARLDGVIRETPRTPDEVLGVYTSVIAPSVISADSPRFLGFIPAAPTKASLAFDMLVSCASIQGISWLEASGAIAAENSVLRVIAREAGLPTTSGGCFVSGGSAGNLSALAVARETAKTRGADGRLRVVVGSDAHSSIVNTLRLLEMDALVVDTPDHRLTAETVSAAVPADATNIAAVVCTSGTTNAGIIDDLAGVGALARERGWWFHVDGAYGGSGIFARSLRPKYNGLEQADSFILDPHKWLFTPFDCCALLYRNPELARATHTQDASYLDVIHTSTGEWNPSDYAYHLTRRARGLPLWFSLAVYGLEAYRQAIEVAHTLARQTAEIINAAPQLELIREPDLGVVLFRRIGWEAGDYDAWAQQLHDDEVAFIPPTKWEGETVGRFAFLHPATTLDIVREVLARTE, from the coding sequence ATGCATGAGGTCGACCAGAACACCGAGAACATGCTGCGCAGCGTGCTGGCCTACGCGGAGAACCGGCTACGCATGAACCCGGTGCCCCTCGACAAGGGCGCACTGGGGGTCGACGAGCTGCACGCGCGACTCGACGGGGTGATCCGTGAGACGCCGCGAACACCGGACGAAGTGCTCGGCGTGTACACGTCGGTGATCGCGCCTAGCGTCATCTCCGCGGACAGTCCGCGCTTCCTCGGCTTCATCCCCGCCGCCCCGACGAAGGCCAGCCTGGCGTTCGACATGCTGGTGTCCTGCGCCTCGATCCAAGGCATTTCGTGGCTCGAGGCATCCGGCGCGATCGCGGCCGAGAACTCCGTGCTGCGGGTGATCGCCCGTGAAGCCGGGCTGCCGACGACGTCGGGCGGATGTTTCGTGTCGGGCGGTTCGGCGGGGAACCTGTCGGCGCTCGCGGTCGCGCGTGAGACCGCCAAGACGCGTGGCGCCGATGGTCGACTCCGGGTGGTGGTCGGATCTGACGCGCACTCGTCGATCGTCAACACCCTGCGGCTGCTCGAAATGGACGCGCTGGTGGTCGACACACCCGATCACCGGCTCACCGCCGAGACCGTCAGCGCGGCGGTGCCCGCCGATGCGACGAACATCGCCGCGGTGGTGTGCACGTCGGGGACGACCAATGCCGGCATCATCGACGACCTGGCCGGCGTGGGTGCGCTTGCGCGAGAACGTGGTTGGTGGTTCCACGTCGACGGCGCATACGGCGGGTCCGGCATCTTCGCGCGCTCGTTACGACCGAAGTACAACGGGTTGGAGCAGGCCGACTCGTTCATCCTGGACCCCCACAAGTGGCTGTTCACCCCGTTCGACTGTTGCGCGCTGCTGTACCGGAACCCGGAGCTGGCGCGGGCCACCCACACGCAGGACGCCTCATACCTCGACGTCATCCACACGTCGACGGGCGAGTGGAATCCGTCCGACTACGCCTACCACCTCACGCGGCGCGCACGGGGCCTGCCGCTGTGGTTCTCGCTCGCCGTCTACGGCCTGGAGGCCTACCGGCAGGCCATCGAGGTGGCCCACACGCTGGCCCGGCAGACCGCTGAAATTATCAATGCTGCGCCGCAACTGGAATTGATCCGCGAGCCTGACCTCGGCGTGGTGTTGTTTCGCAGGATCGGTTGGGAGGCAGGCGATTACGATGCGTGGGCACAGCAGCTGCACGACGACGAGGTCGCGTTCATCCCGCCGACCAAATGGGAGGGCGAGACCGTCGGACGGTTCGCGTTCCTGCACCCGGCCACGACGCTGGACATCGTCCGCGAGGTGCTCGCCCGCACCGAATAG
- a CDS encoding PaaI family thioesterase, whose protein sequence is MTAPRSLRELFEQLGLAEVASTEDTVTMEMPVDERTVNTAGGLQGGLIATMADVTAGQLASRVTPFGHGIATTDLFIRYLRPIKVGPARAVARILRTGKRSVVVQVDIYRANDDQVGATATVNFAAVD, encoded by the coding sequence ATGACTGCGCCGAGATCGCTGCGGGAACTCTTCGAACAGCTCGGCCTCGCCGAGGTCGCGTCGACGGAGGACACGGTGACCATGGAGATGCCCGTCGACGAGCGGACTGTCAACACCGCAGGCGGTCTGCAGGGCGGTTTGATCGCGACGATGGCCGATGTGACGGCCGGTCAATTGGCGTCCCGCGTCACCCCCTTCGGCCACGGGATCGCGACCACCGATCTGTTCATCCGCTATCTGCGGCCGATCAAGGTCGGGCCTGCCCGCGCGGTCGCGCGGATCCTGCGCACGGGTAAGCGATCCGTCGTCGTCCAGGTGGACATCTACCGCGCCAATGACGATCAGGTGGGTGCGACGGCCACCGTGAACTTCGCCGCCGTCGACTGA